Proteins encoded within one genomic window of bacterium:
- a CDS encoding phosphoenolpyruvate carboxykinase, translating to KILFKEVLGKDYKKQDYIDQFTIRVPENLAKLDRVEKFHKENVAGAPEILFDILKEQRQRLLKAKKQFGDYISPDSLKKS from the coding sequence AAGATTCTCTTTAAAGAAGTCCTAGGGAAAGATTATAAAAAACAAGACTATATAGACCAATTTACGATTCGCGTTCCAGAAAATTTAGCGAAACTTGATCGGGTAGAGAAGTTTCATAAGGAAAACGTTGCTGGCGCACCGGAGATACTTTTTGATATTCTTAAAGAGCAGCGCCAACGTCTGCTCAAAGCTAAAAAACAATTCGGCGATTATATTTCACCTGATAGCCTGAAAAA